In Eucalyptus grandis isolate ANBG69807.140 chromosome 4, ASM1654582v1, whole genome shotgun sequence, the following proteins share a genomic window:
- the LOC104440991 gene encoding uncharacterized protein LOC104440991, producing MEETTWEQKLHTLTHLLTTRTTAPSLHSQFLVSSLVPCYLRWDYPPLLCSRAPSPDLLLLRWSLSLFLRRLPRLGLPETSWRCKCPYQQPPPPVLAAGVGEARWGDAERREYFRRRLRRGRLGREVNPLVPILVPNLLLFSLLLWDPFHEEDRGLS from the coding sequence ATGGAGGAGACGACATGGGAGCAGAAGCTCCACACCCTGACCCACCTCCTCACCACCCGAACCACCGCCCCCTCCCTCCACTCCCAATTCCTCGTCTCCTCCCTCGTCCCCTGCTACCTCCGCTGGGACTACCCTCCCCTCCTCTGCTCCCGAGCCCCTAGCCccgacctcctcctcctccggtggagcctctccctcttcctcagGCGGCTCCCGCGGCTCGGCCTCCCGGAGACGTCGTGGCGCTGCAAGTGCCCGTAccagcagccgccgccgccggtcctGGCGGCGGGCGTGGGGGAGGCGCGGTGGGGGGACGCCGAGCGGCGGGAGTACTtccggcggcggctgcggcggggGAGGCTCGGGAGGGAGGTGAACCCGCTCGTCCCGATCCTGGTGCCGAACCTGCTCCTCTTCTCGCTCCTGCTGTGGGATCCGTTCCACGAAGAAGATCGAGGTTTGTCGTAG
- the LOC104440992 gene encoding protein NUCLEAR FUSION DEFECTIVE 6, mitochondrial isoform X3, with protein MSAAAAAAARSVLRSPSLRTSASASAARSAAAGLKPRPARSPFRIPAQKPMSHRIFRSPVEMSSCLESVLPYHTATASALLTSMLSVSRHASGWTPEDG; from the exons atgtccgccgccgccgccgccgccgcgcggTCCGTCCTCCGTTCCCCGTCCCTCCggacctccgcctccgcctccgccgcgaGGTCTGCCGCCGCCGGCCTAAAACCCAGGCCGGCGCGGTCGCCGTTCCGCATCCCGGCGCAGAAGCCCATGTCGCATCGCATCTTCAG GTCCCCGGTGGAGATGAGCAGCTGCTTGGAATCGGTGCTCCCTTATCACACCGCCACTGCTTCCGCGTTGCTCACTTCCATGCTCTCCGTCTCGCGCCACGCATCCGGCTGGACTCCTGAAG ATGGATGA
- the LOC104440992 gene encoding protein NUCLEAR FUSION DEFECTIVE 6, mitochondrial isoform X4, producing MSAAAAAAARSVLRSPSLRTSASASAARSAAAGLKPRPARSPFRIPAQKPMSHRIFRSPVEMSSCLESVLPYHTATASALLTSMLSVSRHASGWTPEDG from the exons atgtccgccgccgccgccgccgccgcgcggTCCGTCCTCCGTTCCCCGTCCCTCCggacctccgcctccgcctccgccgcgaGGTCTGCCGCCGCCGGCCTAAAACCCAGGCCGGCGCGGTCGCCGTTCCGCATCCCGGCGCAGAAGCCCATGTCGCATCGCATCTTCAG GTCCCCGGTGGAGATGAGCAGCTGCTTGGAATCGGTGCTCCCTTATCACACCGCCACTGCTTCCGCGTTGCTCACTTCCATGCTCTCCGTCTCGCGCCACGCATCCGGCTGGACTCCTGAAG
- the LOC104440992 gene encoding protein NUCLEAR FUSION DEFECTIVE 6, mitochondrial isoform X2 — MSAAAAAAARSVLRSPSLRTSASASAARSAAAGLKPRPARSPFRIPAQKPMSHRIFRSPVEMSSCLESVLPYHTATASALLTSMLSVSRHASGWTPEGQEKTR, encoded by the exons atgtccgccgccgccgccgccgccgcgcggTCCGTCCTCCGTTCCCCGTCCCTCCggacctccgcctccgcctccgccgcgaGGTCTGCCGCCGCCGGCCTAAAACCCAGGCCGGCGCGGTCGCCGTTCCGCATCCCGGCGCAGAAGCCCATGTCGCATCGCATCTTCAG GTCCCCGGTGGAGATGAGCAGCTGCTTGGAATCGGTGCTCCCTTATCACACCGCCACTGCTTCCGCGTTGCTCACTTCCATGCTCTCCGTCTCGCGCCACGCATCCGGCTGGACTCCTGAAG GGCAAGAGAAGACTAGATGA
- the LOC104440992 gene encoding protein NUCLEAR FUSION DEFECTIVE 6, mitochondrial isoform X1 yields the protein MSAAAAAAARSVLRSPSLRTSASASAARSAAAGLKPRPARSPFRIPAQKPMSHRIFRSPVEMSSCLESVLPYHTATASALLTSMLSVSRHASGWTPEDCNDDL from the exons atgtccgccgccgccgccgccgccgcgcggTCCGTCCTCCGTTCCCCGTCCCTCCggacctccgcctccgcctccgccgcgaGGTCTGCCGCCGCCGGCCTAAAACCCAGGCCGGCGCGGTCGCCGTTCCGCATCCCGGCGCAGAAGCCCATGTCGCATCGCATCTTCAG GTCCCCGGTGGAGATGAGCAGCTGCTTGGAATCGGTGCTCCCTTATCACACCGCCACTGCTTCCGCGTTGCTCACTTCCATGCTCTCCGTCTCGCGCCACGCATCCGGCTGGACTCCTGAAG ATTGCAATGATGATTTGTGA